A DNA window from Anas acuta chromosome 4, bAnaAcu1.1, whole genome shotgun sequence contains the following coding sequences:
- the SOWAHB gene encoding ankyrin repeat domain-containing protein SOWAHB: MARELSQEAVLDFLWGAGGRAPNAALLRHFQAFLRDPALTAEQRGERRERFKRLVNSVATVRPAGPGASKDIVLRRRYRDLLDEELPPPGEHRPQEEEEQEEEEEEEKQQRPPPPPCQPGPPGKALEKGQHPPGAVSGGCASRGRGGLCCECRRALRDAAARPPPYRSRPLALGSGTALFVSPPPYRPPQPPPAAPARSPALPRGLPPSGAAPAGSLPAADPKGPPPARSLPLPPGPRLPPSQSPPLPAARLPLPKAPPPSAGSGVRPPAGPPQPLLLSPSPRVPPPSRPPQARTPQPARREPPLSQSPLCRSAPGTLPLSQSQSLQTLTAERSPPQTPLLSPCPDALPSTRLPPSQSRSLQHLPTRLSPSPPQPEGPKVPPNGPARSRAPLLHTPSLPSPLTPPPPASPTVLPPCSQSPPLTPTGAPQAPESGPAAPLPVFRSIRCQLALLEVQGVPPSLQDDRGGLPRSLPSKSSPVHVPNRGLVVPLGRREHAWLVAVSAGRWAQVRGLFLEEPELALQRDFVTGFTVLHWLAKHGDGTGLQELAGAARQAGLSLDVDVRSGCGYTPLHLAAIHGHQLVIKVLVLQLGCQVQVRDGSGRRPWEYLGGNTSGEIWQLLQAPRGTIMFPTQPLARSVSSVSKASLPAGRATLAACLKPQRSRGAASHRVSSESD, encoded by the coding sequence ATGGCTCGGGAGCTGAGCCAGGAGGCCGTGCTGGACTTCTTGTGGGGGGCCGGCGGGCGAGCCCCCAACGCGGCGCTGCTCCGCCACTTCCAGGCTTTCCTCCGCGACCCGGCGCTGACGGCCGAGCAGCGGGGCGAGCGCCGGGAGCGCTTCAAGCGCCTCGTCAACTCCGTGGCCACCGTGcgccccgccggccccggcGCCTCCAAGGACATCGTCCTCCGCCGCAGGTACCGAGACCTCCTCGACGAGGAGCTGCCGCCGCCGGGGGAGCACCGGccgcaggaggaggaggaacaggaggaggaggaggaggaggagaagcagcagcgaCCCCCGCCGCCCCCATGCCAGCCCGGCCCGCCGGGGAAGGCGCTGGAGAAGGGGCAGCACCCCCCGGGAGCCGTGTCGGGGGGCTGCGCCTcccggggccgcggggggcTGTGCTGCGAGTGCCGCCGGGCGCTCCGCGAtgccgccgcccggccgcccccctACCGGAGCCGCCCCCTGGCTTTGGGGTCGGGGACGGCGCTCTTCGTGTCCCCGCCGCCCTACCGGCCCCCgcagccgccccccgccgctccTGCCCGCTCCCCGGCCCTTCCCCGGGGGCTGCCGCCCTCTGGGGCAGCCCCCGCGGGGTCCCTGCCAGCGGCGGACCCCAAGGGACCACCCCCTGCTCGGTCCCTGCCGCTGCCCCCTggccccaggctgcccccatcccagtccccacCGCTGCCCGCTGCCCGCTTGCCCCTACCCAAGGCCCCGCCACCCTCGGCAGGCTCAGGGGTACGACCCCCTGCCGGgccaccccagcccctgctgctgtccccaagcCCCAGGGTGCCACCCCCCAGCAGGCCACCCCAAGCCCGGACCCCGCAGCCAGCCCGCCGGGAGCCACCCCTGTCGCAGTCCCCGCTGTGTCGCTCAGCTCCGGGGACGCTGCCCctgtcccagtcccagtccttGCAGACGCTCACTGCTGAGCGCTCCCCACCCCAGACCCCACTGCTTTCACCGTGCCCGGATGCGTTACCCTCCACCCGGCTGCCCCCATCCCAGTCCAggtccctgcagcacctccccaccaggctgtccccatccccaccgcAGCCGGAGGGGCCCAAGGTGCCACCCAATGGACCAGCACGGTCCCGAGCCCCGCTGCtgcacacccccagcctgccctcaCCCCTCACCCCGCCACCACCAGCCAGCCCCACGGTGCTGCCCCCCTGCTCCCAATCCCCCCCGCTGACCCCTACGGGGGCACCACAAGCCCCGGAgagcggccccgcagccccgctgcctgTCTTCAGGAGCATCAGGTGCCAGCTGGCGTTGCTGGAGGTGCAGGGCGTCCCCCCATCGCTGCAGGACGACAGAGGGGGGCTGCCCCGCAGCCTGCCCTCCAAGAGCTCCCCCGTGCACGTCCCAAACCGGGGGCTGGTGGTGCCGCTGGGGCGGCGGGAGCACGCCTGGCTTGTGGCAGTGTCGGCGGGGCGCTGGGCCCAGGTGCGGGGGCTGTTCCTGGAGGAGCCGGAGCTGGCCCTGCAGCGGGACTTCGTGACGGGCTTCACGGTGCTGCACTGGCTGGCCAAGCACGGGGACGGGACgggcctgcaggagctggcgggAGCGGCGCGCCAGGCCGGGCTGTCCCTGGACGTGGACGTGAGGTCGGGCTGCGGCTACACTCCGCTGCACCTGGCCGCCATACACGGCCACCAGCTCGTCATCaaggtgctggtgctgcagctggggtgcCAGGTGCAGGTGAGGGATGGCAGCGGGCGCCGGCCCTGGGAGTACCTGGGCGGCAACACCTCCGGCGAGAtctggcagctcctgcaggcgCCCCGGGGCACCATCATGTtccccacacagcccctggcCCGCAGCGTGTCCTCCGTCAGCAAGGCCTCGCTGCCCGCCGGCAGGGCGACGCTGGCCGCCTGCCTGAAGCCGCAGCGCAGCCGCGGGGCAGCGTCCCACCGGGTCAGCAGTGAGAGTGACTGA